In one window of Schistosoma haematobium chromosome 5, whole genome shotgun sequence DNA:
- the EIF3D_1 gene encoding Eukaryotic translation initiation factor 3 subunit D, variant 2 (EggNog:ENOG410V4A2~COG:J), with amino-acid sequence MKRQKDVQLESKPKIQKRTDFLNDLDGLLVSSKNFNKLFVQKTSQEWIKTQVEKLVQSHIHLFRFIEVLTNLVVSGNHHPHVVQQVLVWLDYCLQHHSTSTQTPEIQKVLKNLCSYYYETCGVGNMFLRAANRGSAMENWSNVQKFISHFPRRFYYPVLPKTKFVYIDDESNPTGKSNAPLNLHSSENNEENLDILNDEYLDVDTMSSLMKDDSEYEQESLYQSVEESDAGVFDVNEPLSPDAEQFLNSMNDDWGDEIISSEAESDSDKFIYPEIKDSEDDLSVSTEISSTSVNTSLFPDVTEQLGTVGNDCDVNNGEKNEKVVKPKASKPNYSTLSQSPNNRQKNRRSSSRITTCQKH; translated from the exons ATGAAGCGACAAAAAGATGTACAGTTGGAATCGAAGCCAAAG ATACAAAAGCGTACTGATTTTTTAAATGACCTGGATGGACTCCTTGTCAGCTCtaaaaatttcaataaa ctttttgtacagaaaacaagTCAGGAATGGATCAAAACTCAAGTTGAGAAGCTTGTACAAAGtcacattcatttatttagattTATTGAAGTTTTAACAAACCTCGTTGTATCTGGAAATCATCATCCACATGTTGTTCAACAAGTGCTTGTTTGGTTAGATTATTGTCTACAACACCATTCAACTTCTACGCAAACACCAGAAATTCAGAAGGTCTTAAAGAATTTGTGTTCATATTACTACGAAACGTGTGGGGTGGGGAATATGTTTTTAAGAGCTGCTAACCGTGGTAGTGCCATGGAAAATTGGTCAAATGTTCAAAAGTTTATTAGTCACTTCCCTCGTAGATTTTATTATCCGGTTCTACCTAAAACAAAGTTTGTATACATTGATG ATGAAAGCAATCCTACCGGAAAATCTAATGCTCCATTAAATTTACATAGTTCCgaaaacaatgaagaaaatcTTGATATCCTGAATGATGAATATTTGGATGTGGATACAATGTCATCTTTGATGAAAGATGACTCAGAGTATGAACAGGAATCGTTGTATCAATCGGTTGAAGAATCTGATGCCGGTGTATTTGATGTCAATGAACCTCTGTCACCTGATGCAGAACAGTTTCTTAATAGTATGAATGATGACTGGGGAGATGAAATAATTTCTTCTGAAGCTGAAAGTGATTCGGACAAATTTATTTATCCTGAAATAAAAGATTCTGAGGACGATTTGTCTGTATCAACCGAA ATATCTTCAACGTCTGTCAATACAAGTCTGTTTCCGGATGTTACTGAACAATTGGGAACCGTTGGGAATGATTGTGATGTTAATAATGGTGAGAAAAATGAGAAAGTTGTTAAACCAAAAGCAAGCAAACCTAACTACTCAACCTTAAGTCAATCCCCAAACAATCGTCAAAAAAACCGTCGATCAAGTTCAAGAATAACTACATGTCAAAAACATTGA
- the EIF3D_1 gene encoding Eukaryotic translation initiation factor 3 subunit D, variant 5 (EggNog:ENOG410V4A2~COG:J): protein MTWMDSLSALKISINCLLKSSFLYRKQVRNGSKLKFIEVLTNLVVSGNHHPHVVQQVLVWLDYCLQHHSTSTQTPEIQKVLKNLCSYYYETCGVGNMFLRAANRGSAMENWSNVQKFISHFPRRFYYPVLPKTKFVYIDDESNPTGKSNAPLNLHSSENNEENLDILNDEYLDVDTMSSLMKDDSEYEQESLYQSVEESDAGVFDVNEPLSPDAEQFLNSMNDDWGDEIISSEAESDSDKFIYPEIKDSEDDLSVSTEISSTSVNTSLFPDVTEQLGTVGNDCDVNNGEKNEKVVKPKASKPNYSTLSQSPNNRQKNRRSSSRITTCQKH from the exons ATGACCTGGATGGACTCCTTGTCAGCTCtaaaaatttcaataaa ttgtttattaaaatctagctttttgtacagaaaacaagTCAGGAATGGATCAAAACTCAA attTATTGAAGTTTTAACAAACCTCGTTGTATCTGGAAATCATCATCCACATGTTGTTCAACAAGTGCTTGTTTGGTTAGATTATTGTCTACAACACCATTCAACTTCTACGCAAACACCAGAAATTCAGAAGGTCTTAAAGAATTTGTGTTCATATTACTACGAAACGTGTGGGGTGGGGAATATGTTTTTAAGAGCTGCTAACCGTGGTAGTGCCATGGAAAATTGGTCAAATGTTCAAAAGTTTATTAGTCACTTCCCTCGTAGATTTTATTATCCGGTTCTACCTAAAACAAAGTTTGTATACATTGATG ATGAAAGCAATCCTACCGGAAAATCTAATGCTCCATTAAATTTACATAGTTCCgaaaacaatgaagaaaatcTTGATATCCTGAATGATGAATATTTGGATGTGGATACAATGTCATCTTTGATGAAAGATGACTCAGAGTATGAACAGGAATCGTTGTATCAATCGGTTGAAGAATCTGATGCCGGTGTATTTGATGTCAATGAACCTCTGTCACCTGATGCAGAACAGTTTCTTAATAGTATGAATGATGACTGGGGAGATGAAATAATTTCTTCTGAAGCTGAAAGTGATTCGGACAAATTTATTTATCCTGAAATAAAAGATTCTGAGGACGATTTGTCTGTATCAACCGAA ATATCTTCAACGTCTGTCAATACAAGTCTGTTTCCGGATGTTACTGAACAATTGGGAACCGTTGGGAATGATTGTGATGTTAATAATGGTGAGAAAAATGAGAAAGTTGTTAAACCAAAAGCAAGCAAACCTAACTACTCAACCTTAAGTCAATCCCCAAACAATCGTCAAAAAAACCGTCGATCAAGTTCAAGAATAACTACATGTCAAAAACATTGA
- the EIF3D_1 gene encoding Eukaryotic translation initiation factor 3 subunit D, variant 4 (EggNog:ENOG410V4A2~COG:J), with amino-acid sequence MTWMDSLSALKISINFLYRKQVRNGSKLKFIEVLTNLVVSGNHHPHVVQQVLVWLDYCLQHHSTSTQTPEIQKVLKNLCSYYYETCGVGNMFLRAANRGSAMENWSNVQKFISHFPRRFYYPVLPKTKFVYIDDESNPTGKSNAPLNLHSSENNEENLDILNDEYLDVDTMSSLMKDDSEYEQESLYQSVEESDAGVFDVNEPLSPDAEQFLNSMNDDWGDEIISSEAESDSDKFIYPEIKDSEDDLSVSTEISSTSVNTSLFPDVTEQLGTVGNDCDVNNGEKNEKVVKPKASKPNYSTLSQSPNNRQKNRRSSSRITTCQKH; translated from the exons ATGACCTGGATGGACTCCTTGTCAGCTCtaaaaatttcaataaa ctttttgtacagaaaacaagTCAGGAATGGATCAAAACTCAA attTATTGAAGTTTTAACAAACCTCGTTGTATCTGGAAATCATCATCCACATGTTGTTCAACAAGTGCTTGTTTGGTTAGATTATTGTCTACAACACCATTCAACTTCTACGCAAACACCAGAAATTCAGAAGGTCTTAAAGAATTTGTGTTCATATTACTACGAAACGTGTGGGGTGGGGAATATGTTTTTAAGAGCTGCTAACCGTGGTAGTGCCATGGAAAATTGGTCAAATGTTCAAAAGTTTATTAGTCACTTCCCTCGTAGATTTTATTATCCGGTTCTACCTAAAACAAAGTTTGTATACATTGATG ATGAAAGCAATCCTACCGGAAAATCTAATGCTCCATTAAATTTACATAGTTCCgaaaacaatgaagaaaatcTTGATATCCTGAATGATGAATATTTGGATGTGGATACAATGTCATCTTTGATGAAAGATGACTCAGAGTATGAACAGGAATCGTTGTATCAATCGGTTGAAGAATCTGATGCCGGTGTATTTGATGTCAATGAACCTCTGTCACCTGATGCAGAACAGTTTCTTAATAGTATGAATGATGACTGGGGAGATGAAATAATTTCTTCTGAAGCTGAAAGTGATTCGGACAAATTTATTTATCCTGAAATAAAAGATTCTGAGGACGATTTGTCTGTATCAACCGAA ATATCTTCAACGTCTGTCAATACAAGTCTGTTTCCGGATGTTACTGAACAATTGGGAACCGTTGGGAATGATTGTGATGTTAATAATGGTGAGAAAAATGAGAAAGTTGTTAAACCAAAAGCAAGCAAACCTAACTACTCAACCTTAAGTCAATCCCCAAACAATCGTCAAAAAAACCGTCGATCAAGTTCAAGAATAACTACATGTCAAAAACATTGA
- the EIF3D_1 gene encoding Eukaryotic translation initiation factor 3 subunit D, variant 3 (EggNog:ENOG410V4A2~COG:J), translating to MFLRAANRGSAMENWSNVQKFISHFPRRFYYPVLPKTKFVYIDDESNPTGKSNAPLNLHSSENNEENLDILNDEYLDVDTMSSLMKDDSEYEQESLYQSVEESDAGVFDVNEPLSPDAEQFLNSMNDDWGDEIISSEAESDSDKFIYPEIKDSEDDLSVSTEISSTSVNTSLFPDVTEQLGTVGNDCDVNNGEKNEKVVKPKASKPNYSTLSQSPNNRQKNRRSSSRITTCQKH from the exons ATGTTTTTAAGAGCTGCTAACCGTGGTAGTGCCATGGAAAATTGGTCAAATGTTCAAAAGTTTATTAGTCACTTCCCTCGTAGATTTTATTATCCGGTTCTACCTAAAACAAAGTTTGTATACATTGATG ATGAAAGCAATCCTACCGGAAAATCTAATGCTCCATTAAATTTACATAGTTCCgaaaacaatgaagaaaatcTTGATATCCTGAATGATGAATATTTGGATGTGGATACAATGTCATCTTTGATGAAAGATGACTCAGAGTATGAACAGGAATCGTTGTATCAATCGGTTGAAGAATCTGATGCCGGTGTATTTGATGTCAATGAACCTCTGTCACCTGATGCAGAACAGTTTCTTAATAGTATGAATGATGACTGGGGAGATGAAATAATTTCTTCTGAAGCTGAAAGTGATTCGGACAAATTTATTTATCCTGAAATAAAAGATTCTGAGGACGATTTGTCTGTATCAACCGAA ATATCTTCAACGTCTGTCAATACAAGTCTGTTTCCGGATGTTACTGAACAATTGGGAACCGTTGGGAATGATTGTGATGTTAATAATGGTGAGAAAAATGAGAAAGTTGTTAAACCAAAAGCAAGCAAACCTAACTACTCAACCTTAAGTCAATCCCCAAACAATCGTCAAAAAAACCGTCGATCAAGTTCAAGAATAACTACATGTCAAAAACATTGA